The Neorhodopirellula lusitana genome includes a window with the following:
- the galK gene encoding galactokinase → MFLAEDESVGSKLFTALQQDVVSELETRFAGVPCGFTAAPGRVNLIGEHIDYNDGFVLPMAIERYVVIAANRCEDPTRPFARIYSLDLDATIEIPLNAGPEPTLEGWGRYIEGVFSGFVARGTTIPPFDAVIGSNVPHGGGLSSSAALEVATATLLAEITGDALTKLEKALLCQRAEHVFAGVPCGIMDQYSSVFGEANQLMLIDCQSQDCELVPFDSSGVSVLITNSNVKHELTGGEYAERRSQCDRALAKIGIASWRDVSWEDVAAKQSELTDEEFRRARHVVTEIERTIKAADGFRNGRWEEVGTLMNASHDSLRDDFEVSCRELDVLVEIAIELGQEHGVIGSRMTGGGFGGSTVTLVEDAKVADVIAAIQQKYQEVTGLKCDCFASHPALGAHVIQTQP, encoded by the coding sequence ATGTTTCTAGCTGAAGACGAATCGGTCGGTTCCAAGTTATTCACTGCCCTTCAACAGGACGTGGTTTCCGAGCTCGAGACTCGCTTTGCTGGCGTACCGTGCGGCTTTACCGCGGCACCGGGTCGCGTGAACCTGATCGGCGAACACATCGACTACAACGATGGATTCGTGTTGCCGATGGCAATCGAACGCTATGTCGTCATCGCAGCCAACCGTTGTGAAGACCCGACACGTCCATTCGCTCGCATCTACAGCCTGGATCTGGATGCCACGATTGAAATTCCGCTGAACGCCGGTCCGGAACCGACCTTGGAAGGTTGGGGACGTTACATCGAGGGCGTTTTCTCAGGGTTCGTCGCGCGTGGTACCACAATCCCGCCATTCGACGCGGTGATTGGTTCGAATGTCCCGCACGGTGGTGGTCTTTCCAGTAGTGCGGCACTCGAAGTAGCCACCGCGACCTTGCTTGCCGAAATCACAGGTGACGCACTGACCAAACTAGAAAAGGCGTTGCTTTGCCAACGAGCCGAACATGTGTTCGCGGGCGTGCCTTGTGGCATCATGGACCAGTACAGCAGCGTGTTCGGTGAAGCCAATCAACTCATGCTGATCGATTGCCAATCGCAAGATTGCGAACTCGTACCGTTCGATTCCAGCGGCGTGTCGGTCCTAATCACCAACAGCAACGTCAAGCATGAACTCACCGGCGGCGAGTACGCCGAACGCCGATCCCAATGTGACAGAGCACTGGCCAAGATCGGCATCGCGTCTTGGCGAGACGTCAGCTGGGAAGATGTTGCCGCCAAGCAGTCCGAATTGACCGACGAGGAATTCCGCCGTGCCCGTCACGTGGTCACCGAGATTGAGCGAACGATCAAAGCCGCCGACGGCTTTCGCAACGGTCGTTGGGAAGAAGTGGGAACGCTGATGAACGCAAGCCATGACTCACTTCGCGATGACTTTGAGGTTAGCTGTCGCGAGCTCGATGTTTTAGTCGAGATTGCAATCGAGCTTGGTCAAGAGCATGGCGTGATTGGGTCACGAATGACCGGAGGCGGTTTTGGTGGAAGCACGGTAACCCTGGTTGAAGACGCCAAAGTGGCCGACGTCATCGCGGCGATTCAACAGAAGTACCAAGAAGTCACGGGCCTGAAGTGCGATTGCTTTGCAAGTCATCCCGCCTTGGGTGCTCACGTGATTCAGACTCAACCATGA
- a CDS encoding YkgJ family cysteine cluster protein — protein sequence MSTTASPELVTPVKIRRRADLPEGENLCDHCTAKCCHYFALPIDEPVSRRDFDFIRWYLLHDRATVFVDEETWYLLVHTTCKHLQDDYRCGIYETRPQICREYTTKECEFDDDWCYERYFETPEQIDEYAEAMYGIQFKQAGRRKQDSIRSRKPMGLPVV from the coding sequence ATGAGCACGACTGCTTCCCCTGAACTTGTGACGCCAGTGAAAATCCGTCGCCGAGCCGATTTGCCCGAAGGCGAGAACCTGTGCGATCACTGCACGGCTAAGTGTTGTCATTACTTTGCCTTGCCGATCGACGAACCGGTATCACGCCGGGATTTTGACTTCATTCGGTGGTATTTGTTGCACGATCGTGCGACCGTCTTTGTCGACGAAGAAACTTGGTATCTGCTCGTCCATACCACATGCAAGCATCTGCAGGATGACTATCGATGCGGTATCTACGAAACCCGTCCGCAAATTTGCCGTGAGTACACGACCAAAGAGTGCGAGTTCGATGACGATTGGTGTTACGAACGCTACTTTGAGACCCCTGAACAAATCGACGAGTACGCTGAGGCGATGTACGGGATTCAGTTCAAACAAGCAGGCCGGCGAAAACAGGATTCCATCCGCAGTCGCAAACCGATGGGACTGCCCGTCGTTTAG
- a CDS encoding AraC family transcriptional regulator, whose protein sequence is MKQHYSVALLVETSSSYGRQILRGIQRFIHQNESQHWIAVIEERDLNSGIPNWIQDWAGDGIISRHASDEIRKEILELDIAFVDLGDRQESGLFAKVISDDAAIGRMAGEHLRERGLSHFAFCGFQNEAWSDRRGSGYQEYLRSIGIEKVHTHFVQWCDQDAKGRDVSEVSLTQWLQQLPKPIGIMTCNDVCGKHLIDCCYKAGISVPESVAVTGVDNDELLCDFCQAPLSSVIPNAEAIGFHSAELLAKMLADQSLRSSIETVTISPLGVVARRSSDMVAVEDEDLANALRYIRSHANQGMSVAQLVEHCGVSRSTIERKMRSVIGRTPQQEILRVRLRHACTLLAGSDLAIDVIASKCGYAHPEYLHVVFKRELGVTPGEYRYASRNN, encoded by the coding sequence ATGAAACAACATTACTCCGTTGCCTTGCTTGTCGAGACGTCATCCAGTTATGGCCGGCAAATCTTGCGAGGCATTCAGCGGTTTATTCATCAGAATGAATCACAGCACTGGATCGCGGTCATCGAAGAACGCGACCTTAACTCGGGGATCCCCAACTGGATTCAGGACTGGGCAGGCGATGGAATCATCAGCCGCCATGCATCGGACGAAATCCGAAAAGAGATCTTGGAACTCGATATCGCGTTCGTCGACCTAGGCGATCGACAAGAGTCCGGCTTGTTCGCCAAAGTGATTTCCGACGATGCCGCAATCGGGCGGATGGCGGGGGAACATCTTCGTGAACGCGGACTATCGCATTTCGCATTCTGTGGATTCCAGAACGAAGCATGGTCGGATCGTCGAGGATCCGGATATCAAGAGTACCTGCGTTCCATCGGCATCGAAAAGGTTCACACTCACTTCGTCCAGTGGTGTGACCAGGATGCGAAGGGACGTGACGTTAGTGAGGTTTCACTCACCCAGTGGTTGCAACAACTTCCCAAGCCAATCGGGATTATGACATGCAATGACGTCTGCGGAAAACACCTCATCGATTGCTGTTACAAGGCCGGGATCAGCGTTCCTGAATCCGTTGCAGTCACCGGTGTCGACAACGATGAATTGCTTTGCGATTTCTGCCAAGCACCGCTTTCCAGTGTGATCCCTAACGCGGAAGCAATTGGTTTTCACAGTGCCGAATTGCTTGCCAAAATGCTAGCCGACCAAAGCCTGCGATCCTCGATCGAAACGGTAACGATCTCGCCCCTCGGTGTGGTCGCGAGACGATCCAGCGACATGGTTGCGGTCGAAGACGAAGACTTGGCCAACGCGTTACGCTACATCCGCAGTCATGCCAACCAGGGCATGTCGGTCGCTCAGCTGGTCGAGCATTGCGGCGTTTCACGCAGCACGATCGAACGCAAAATGCGCAGCGTCATCGGCCGCACGCCCCAACAGGAAATCCTGCGAGTCCGTCTGCGTCATGCCTGCACGCTGCTAGCGGGCAGTGATCTGGCAATCGACGTGATCGCGTCCAAGTGCGGGTACGCGCATCCCGAATACTTGCACGTTGTCTTCAAACGGGAACTCGGTGTGACGCCCGGCGAATACCGCTACGCGTCTCGCAACAACTAG
- a CDS encoding membrane or secreted protein has product MRTASHFGIAIVVLSVVVSAGCRGRSFLPPAGTMNQQQANAIVHDPFPLDDIAPTDLGARPPNYQQPVPEPVRNRIISDAMPWLGR; this is encoded by the coding sequence ATGCGCACCGCTAGCCACTTCGGGATTGCGATTGTTGTGCTTAGTGTTGTTGTTTCAGCCGGTTGTCGCGGGCGAAGCTTCTTGCCGCCGGCCGGAACGATGAACCAACAACAAGCCAACGCGATCGTTCATGATCCATTTCCCCTCGACGACATCGCACCGACTGACCTCGGTGCTCGGCCACCGAACTATCAACAGCCTGTTCCTGAACCGGTTCGCAACCGCATCATTTCCGATGCGATGCCTTGGTTGGGCCGATAG
- a CDS encoding phosphotransferase enzyme family protein, with product MFSANSIDSIPLDAILANWSIGNLPGRVIRPIGQGLSGGRVFFVEHGSERWSLKAWPVATKRERLQTIHTLIREAATTFPSFALPIIGRDGQSILGCAGHFWELANWIDGEPLAEDADADQISTAGQVIARVHTALSRATETTPILAIGERQPAVPICVPRRMQRLQQLSLSLTPLFQSRPNLDAITRHLASHQPFREDDCRLLAQALWTAIEALDREWPRRTPQLMERLCQHARNAQNLNSTWVLRDVHRDHILFDRASGQVRGIIDFDAVGVDSIAVDVARLAGSFQSDEPDALKTVAAGYRSVRPLLEIELSLAETLMEANSAGGLANWASWLMCENRVFHADPSMIRERITHLIASFCRIC from the coding sequence ATGTTTTCCGCCAACTCAATTGATTCAATCCCGCTGGATGCAATCCTTGCGAACTGGTCGATCGGAAATTTGCCAGGGCGTGTGATACGCCCCATTGGACAGGGATTAAGTGGGGGAAGGGTATTCTTTGTAGAGCATGGCAGTGAGCGGTGGTCTCTGAAGGCCTGGCCCGTCGCGACCAAGCGTGAACGGTTGCAGACCATTCATACATTGATCCGAGAGGCAGCCACCACTTTCCCGTCCTTCGCACTTCCGATAATCGGTCGCGACGGGCAGTCGATCTTAGGCTGTGCGGGACATTTTTGGGAACTGGCCAACTGGATCGACGGCGAACCACTGGCTGAAGATGCGGATGCAGACCAGATATCCACAGCCGGCCAGGTCATCGCCCGCGTTCACACGGCCTTGTCGCGGGCGACCGAAACAACCCCCATCCTCGCGATCGGCGAGAGACAACCTGCCGTTCCCATCTGTGTTCCCCGCCGCATGCAGAGACTCCAGCAACTCTCACTCTCGCTGACGCCGCTCTTCCAAAGCCGGCCCAACCTGGACGCCATCACCCGCCATCTGGCCTCGCATCAGCCTTTCCGCGAGGACGACTGCCGTTTGCTAGCACAGGCTTTGTGGACCGCGATTGAGGCCTTAGATCGAGAATGGCCGCGGCGGACTCCGCAGTTGATGGAGCGTTTGTGCCAGCATGCCCGAAACGCTCAAAACCTTAACTCCACCTGGGTTTTACGAGACGTTCACCGTGACCACATCCTCTTCGACCGAGCATCCGGGCAAGTTCGAGGGATTATCGATTTCGATGCCGTCGGTGTGGACTCCATCGCCGTGGACGTCGCTCGGTTGGCGGGAAGCTTTCAATCGGACGAACCGGATGCGTTAAAAACAGTGGCGGCGGGATACCGCAGCGTTCGCCCATTGTTGGAAATAGAATTGAGCCTCGCAGAAACGCTGATGGAGGCCAATTCGGCGGGCGGTCTCGCAAACTGGGCGAGCTGGCTAATGTGCGAAAACAGAGTCTTCCACGCGGATCCTTCGATGATTCGAGAGCGTATCACTCATTTAATCGCGTCATTTTGCCGAATCTGTTAA
- a CDS encoding protein-disulfide reductase DsbD family protein, with the protein MRNRNDSFCEQIWMNASLFLKRFPVRNILSLMLAFVCSLALLHGNGATAQAQSPQLNPYQAGGGLGSNPEDLFPNLSLGRYGQAADVMSAGEPATWTASYKTADAEAGTLVIEVRAELESPWHIYSLTQPKGGPSPTKIKLVSPASVELLGPWKADREPTKSISEEFGGLTIEEFGDEVVFTAPAWMKKPGATIESIGEMEISIDALACISGGSCMPVEETLTARFGGELSPAEAMAARNSISERVDSAVTGTEPAGTKLDLAIQQASEQQAKVEAWVSAQPAFRDGDYSVQWKAWLSNPTVQPGQQTQLNFMAIPDKTYHVYPAVTDDASKATNFAIANKAGLRVAEPSTDADVIKEEPFPGLVNIYHKGNVTWSLPVEIPANTAPGAKVIRGSIAYQACTDQSCLMPMGLAFEVPVSVTAKGSPIQSQPTAIALTSTKAKAVMELAKNTKWVDPIAPPATTDQYAQAGSQDTPEALGLANVESEDAVSFPMTLGLAFLGGIILNFMPCVLPVVGLKVMSFVQQAGENRGRVLALNVVYALGILAVFALLAGLAVGLSFSWGEQFTYVEFRLGLTVLMFALALSYLGVWEIPAPSFASGKASQELGAKEGYTGAFFKGVFTTLMATPCSGPLLGYILGATINLSAPQTILVMMTVGFGMALPYLIIGFQPGLVSWLPKPGPWMETLKEFLSFLFLGTVAFFFYGFSDESKVAVFVTLIGVWFGCWVIGKVPSWQSIQRRLAAWTVGVGAATAIGLWAFTALVPGEEIIEWQPYSEARLAQLQSEGKTVILDFTADWCVNCKVNEKFALNTEPTADLLDELNAVAMVADWSDRENEEIKTKLKELQSRSIPVLAIYPANQPKKPIILRDLVSQQSVLDALREAGPSESKSARLATALPYR; encoded by the coding sequence ATGCGGAATCGAAACGACTCATTTTGCGAACAGATCTGGATGAACGCTTCCTTGTTTTTGAAACGATTTCCTGTGCGAAACATCCTCTCGTTGATGCTGGCCTTTGTGTGTTCGCTGGCGTTGTTGCACGGCAACGGTGCAACCGCCCAAGCACAAAGCCCACAGCTGAATCCGTATCAAGCCGGTGGTGGTCTGGGGTCCAATCCAGAAGACTTGTTCCCCAACTTGTCGCTCGGTCGTTACGGTCAAGCCGCCGACGTCATGTCAGCTGGCGAACCCGCGACTTGGACGGCAAGCTACAAGACGGCCGACGCCGAGGCAGGCACGCTGGTCATCGAAGTGCGAGCGGAATTGGAAAGTCCATGGCACATCTATTCATTGACCCAGCCCAAGGGTGGCCCATCGCCGACCAAAATCAAGTTGGTCTCACCCGCATCAGTCGAGTTGCTGGGCCCGTGGAAGGCGGATCGCGAACCAACCAAAAGCATTTCTGAAGAGTTCGGTGGCCTCACGATTGAAGAATTTGGCGACGAAGTTGTCTTCACCGCACCAGCCTGGATGAAGAAGCCAGGTGCGACGATCGAGTCGATCGGTGAAATGGAAATCAGCATCGATGCCTTGGCATGTATCTCCGGCGGTTCATGCATGCCGGTGGAAGAAACACTGACCGCTCGCTTTGGTGGCGAATTGAGTCCAGCCGAAGCAATGGCGGCACGCAACTCAATCAGCGAACGTGTTGACTCCGCAGTTACTGGCACCGAGCCGGCAGGGACCAAACTTGATCTCGCGATCCAACAAGCAAGCGAACAACAGGCCAAGGTCGAAGCATGGGTGAGTGCTCAACCTGCGTTTCGTGACGGAGACTACTCCGTTCAGTGGAAAGCCTGGCTCAGCAACCCAACCGTGCAACCGGGACAACAAACTCAACTGAACTTCATGGCGATTCCGGATAAGACCTATCACGTCTATCCGGCGGTTACCGATGATGCCTCGAAAGCAACCAACTTCGCGATTGCCAACAAAGCAGGCTTGCGGGTTGCCGAGCCATCGACTGACGCCGACGTCATCAAAGAAGAACCCTTTCCCGGTTTGGTCAACATCTATCACAAGGGCAACGTCACTTGGTCGTTGCCAGTCGAGATCCCAGCAAACACGGCTCCCGGGGCGAAAGTCATTCGTGGTTCCATTGCCTACCAGGCCTGCACCGACCAAAGCTGCCTGATGCCGATGGGACTGGCCTTTGAGGTTCCTGTTTCGGTTACCGCCAAGGGATCACCTATCCAGTCACAACCGACTGCCATTGCTTTGACTTCGACCAAAGCGAAGGCGGTCATGGAACTCGCCAAGAACACGAAATGGGTCGATCCAATCGCCCCACCGGCGACCACCGACCAATACGCTCAAGCGGGATCGCAAGACACCCCTGAAGCTCTCGGACTCGCCAACGTGGAATCCGAAGACGCGGTGTCGTTCCCGATGACTTTGGGCTTGGCCTTCCTGGGCGGCATCATCTTGAACTTCATGCCATGCGTCTTGCCAGTGGTTGGTTTGAAGGTGATGAGTTTCGTGCAACAGGCTGGCGAAAACCGTGGCCGTGTTCTCGCCCTGAATGTCGTCTACGCATTGGGGATCCTCGCTGTCTTTGCCTTACTGGCGGGACTCGCGGTGGGACTTTCGTTCTCGTGGGGAGAGCAGTTCACGTATGTCGAATTCCGGCTGGGACTGACCGTACTGATGTTTGCTTTGGCACTCAGCTACCTGGGCGTATGGGAAATTCCTGCTCCGTCGTTTGCTTCAGGCAAGGCTTCCCAAGAATTGGGTGCGAAGGAAGGTTACACCGGTGCGTTCTTCAAAGGTGTCTTCACGACGCTGATGGCAACGCCTTGCAGCGGTCCCCTGTTGGGCTACATCCTGGGTGCCACGATCAATCTATCCGCACCCCAAACGATTCTGGTCATGATGACCGTCGGCTTTGGGATGGCTTTGCCGTACTTGATCATCGGCTTCCAACCGGGCCTTGTCAGCTGGCTTCCCAAACCCGGCCCCTGGATGGAAACACTCAAAGAGTTCTTGTCGTTCCTGTTCCTGGGTACCGTTGCCTTCTTCTTCTACGGATTCAGTGATGAGTCCAAGGTGGCTGTCTTCGTCACGTTGATTGGTGTTTGGTTCGGCTGCTGGGTTATCGGCAAAGTGCCAAGCTGGCAATCCATCCAACGACGCTTGGCCGCCTGGACGGTTGGCGTCGGTGCAGCAACCGCGATCGGCCTATGGGCATTCACAGCGTTGGTTCCCGGCGAAGAAATCATCGAGTGGCAACCGTATAGCGAAGCCCGCTTGGCACAACTTCAAAGCGAAGGCAAAACCGTGATTCTGGACTTCACCGCCGATTGGTGTGTGAACTGCAAAGTGAACGAAAAGTTCGCACTCAACACCGAACCCACCGCGGACTTACTCGATGAATTGAACGCCGTTGCAATGGTGGCGGACTGGTCCGATCGTGAAAACGAAGAGATCAAAACCAAGCTGAAAGAATTGCAAAGTCGTTCAATCCCCGTCCTCGCAATCTATCCCGCAAATCAGCCCAAGAAACCCATCATCCTGCGTGATTTGGTTTCCCAGCAATCGGTCTTGGACGCATTGCGTGAAGCAGGACCCAGCGAGTCCAAGTCGGCGCGGCTAGCAACCGCCCTTCCATATCGTTGA
- a CDS encoding formyltransferase family protein → MEVVITALGPDNTGLADPIIHHLTGRGARIAEIQMYDHDEKSLFAMMSRIQFDIQSNEKASVTLSQIQDEMQQIGDHTGLSIRVWSPDVMPATNAKQRRPRLAVACTFVEHTPRAVLQAVKDGIIDADVPVVLSNRKKLGFLADEFDTDFRMIGDGAGGADNEALVQTLDELQIDYLVLARYMRVLPAEVCWQFAGGRIVNLHHGLLPGFPGFRPYHDANNARMLTFGATCHFIIPELDAGNQTINQRTFSVAPGTPIEEIIAEGERHNEPKCLVEGVRRVVDREVYLHFHRVMPRKVTK, encoded by the coding sequence ATGGAAGTTGTCATCACTGCATTGGGCCCGGACAATACCGGCCTTGCCGATCCAATCATCCACCATTTGACCGGTCGCGGTGCCCGAATCGCCGAGATCCAGATGTACGACCACGATGAAAAATCGCTTTTTGCGATGATGTCGCGGATCCAATTTGACATCCAATCCAACGAAAAAGCGAGCGTGACGCTTTCTCAAATCCAAGACGAAATGCAGCAGATTGGAGACCACACCGGACTATCGATTCGCGTCTGGAGCCCGGATGTCATGCCGGCTACCAATGCCAAACAACGTCGACCACGCCTGGCGGTCGCCTGCACGTTCGTTGAACACACACCGCGAGCGGTCTTACAGGCGGTCAAAGACGGGATCATCGATGCCGACGTTCCCGTGGTACTTTCGAACCGCAAGAAACTGGGATTCCTGGCTGACGAGTTTGATACCGATTTTCGCATGATCGGTGACGGCGCAGGCGGTGCTGACAACGAGGCGTTGGTGCAAACGCTGGACGAGCTCCAGATCGATTACCTGGTTTTAGCCCGCTACATGCGTGTGCTACCCGCGGAAGTGTGCTGGCAATTTGCCGGTGGACGGATCGTGAATCTGCACCATGGGCTGCTACCTGGGTTCCCCGGTTTCCGCCCCTATCACGACGCCAACAACGCTCGCATGTTGACCTTCGGCGCGACGTGTCACTTTATCATTCCCGAATTGGATGCGGGAAACCAAACGATCAACCAGCGAACCTTTTCAGTCGCTCCCGGCACGCCGATTGAAGAGATCATTGCCGAAGGCGAACGCCACAACGAACCCAAATGTTTGGTCGAAGGAGTCCGCCGAGTAGTGGACCGTGAAGTGTATCTACACTTTCACCGAGTCATGCCGCGCAAGGTTACAAAGTGA
- a CDS encoding glycosyltransferase yields MISSTSDRPIAILSACGSRGDVNPITAIASVLVQLGYECHVSVAEPYADVVAAAGANPNVVIDRQSFDQVVSDPTFWRPLAGGRKVLAEVAEKFFDPHLKCIRQRYVPGRTVLVAHPLDFASRVFREIEPSCPLSSVHLAPAMLRHPVTPPRLLPDHGWTRCVLPDGWPRLNRLTYLLGDALFLDRILGPSINRVRAELAGLPKQRRLMNEWCHSPDQVLALYPSGFAPELAQRYASDRFHFVGFPRNDGIDEKTCHEPLPTNRPLLVTTGSAHHGDDRFLSRVVALCERESVPVVWCCPSNPEPVCDSDNVRTVGYIPLGQWLPHCRAIIHHGGIGTTSRAIQAGVPQIIRALAFDQFDNAQRVERLNQGLWLRHDRDLNSRMLAELFASFRPIQNDTANASEIAARHIDELRKSRD; encoded by the coding sequence GTGATCTCGTCCACGTCGGATCGACCGATCGCGATTCTTTCGGCGTGTGGGTCTCGCGGCGACGTCAATCCGATCACCGCGATTGCGTCGGTGTTAGTCCAGCTGGGTTACGAGTGTCACGTGAGTGTTGCCGAACCGTACGCCGATGTTGTGGCTGCGGCGGGGGCCAACCCCAACGTGGTCATCGATCGACAGTCGTTTGATCAAGTCGTGTCGGACCCCACGTTTTGGCGTCCACTGGCAGGCGGACGGAAGGTCTTAGCCGAGGTCGCTGAAAAATTCTTCGACCCTCACCTGAAATGCATTCGGCAACGATACGTTCCCGGTCGAACGGTCTTGGTCGCGCATCCGTTGGATTTTGCGTCCCGAGTGTTTCGTGAAATCGAACCGTCGTGCCCGCTGTCCAGCGTGCATCTTGCGCCGGCGATGTTACGACACCCGGTCACGCCGCCGCGACTGCTTCCCGATCACGGTTGGACTCGGTGCGTGTTGCCAGACGGCTGGCCGCGACTGAATCGCTTGACCTATCTTTTAGGTGATGCATTGTTTCTGGATCGTATCCTCGGCCCGTCAATCAACCGCGTCCGAGCGGAATTGGCGGGGTTGCCGAAGCAACGACGATTGATGAATGAATGGTGCCATTCGCCAGACCAAGTATTGGCGTTGTATCCAAGTGGGTTCGCCCCGGAACTTGCACAACGCTATGCGAGTGACCGGTTTCATTTTGTCGGTTTTCCTCGCAACGATGGGATCGATGAAAAGACTTGTCACGAGCCCTTGCCTACCAATCGCCCACTCTTAGTCACGACCGGTTCGGCTCATCATGGGGACGACCGATTTTTGAGCAGGGTCGTGGCATTGTGTGAACGCGAGAGCGTGCCCGTGGTGTGGTGTTGCCCCTCGAATCCGGAACCGGTTTGCGATTCGGATAACGTGCGTACGGTTGGCTACATTCCGCTTGGCCAGTGGCTGCCGCATTGCCGAGCGATCATTCACCACGGCGGAATTGGCACGACCAGCCGAGCGATCCAAGCCGGTGTGCCTCAAATCATTCGAGCCCTTGCGTTCGATCAGTTCGACAATGCACAACGAGTAGAGAGGCTCAACCAGGGATTGTGGCTGCGGCACGATCGCGATTTGAACTCGCGGATGCTGGCAGAACTGTTCGCCTCGTTCCGACCCATCCAAAACGACACAGCGAATGCTTCCGAAATAGCAGCTCGGCACATTGATGAACTACGCAAATCCCGCGATTGA